From Cecembia calidifontis, one genomic window encodes:
- a CDS encoding IS1380 family transposase, with amino-acid sequence MKITNSTEKITPFGGFNFVFNSFKNSGLPELIDNQLGVRALRGGFSYSDIFANHMAIFFNGGDCTEDINVHLRDALEQVPSFSVCSADTILRGIKELAVDTELFINPSSGVSHEFNINGKLNSLLLKSACKTGLLKSGVAYDLDYDNTVIPTEKYDSKKTYKHVYGYQPGVASIAHPEFSQAIPVYVEGRNGNSQAKYLQADTLTRMFGQLTNENIRIGRFRADSASYQEEVLRTLEAHTESFYIRANRCAKLDNILGSIAPEKWQKIRLGVQEMEVTDLSDYKPFGKDRSYRLVITRIRRKDGQADVFSGDAFTYRAILTNEHTSSNEAVVRFYNARGASERLFDVLNNDFGWSKLPCSFLAENTSFMLMTAMYANFYTYIIGEYSRKVDWLKPTDRLKKFIFRFITVSAKWIRTGRREVLKLFTSKDYKPILN; translated from the coding sequence ATGAAAATTACGAATTCGACAGAAAAAATCACACCTTTCGGAGGTTTTAATTTTGTTTTTAACTCTTTCAAAAATTCTGGTCTCCCAGAACTCATTGATAATCAATTGGGGGTTAGAGCCTTAAGGGGAGGGTTTTCATACAGTGACATTTTCGCCAATCATATGGCTATTTTCTTTAATGGTGGCGACTGTACTGAAGATATCAATGTTCACTTGAGAGACGCACTTGAACAGGTCCCTTCATTTTCAGTATGCAGTGCCGATACAATTCTGAGAGGTATCAAAGAGCTTGCTGTTGATACAGAACTCTTTATAAATCCGTCCAGTGGAGTAAGCCATGAATTTAATATCAATGGAAAACTCAACAGCTTGTTGTTAAAATCAGCTTGTAAGACCGGATTACTCAAGTCAGGTGTTGCTTACGACCTCGATTATGACAACACCGTCATTCCAACTGAAAAGTACGATTCAAAAAAGACATATAAACACGTCTATGGATATCAGCCAGGTGTAGCTTCCATAGCACATCCTGAATTTTCACAGGCCATTCCTGTGTACGTAGAGGGCAGAAATGGCAACAGTCAGGCCAAATATTTGCAGGCTGATACACTTACACGCATGTTTGGGCAGCTTACCAATGAAAATATCCGTATCGGAAGGTTCAGAGCCGATTCAGCATCCTATCAGGAAGAAGTTCTCCGCACACTGGAAGCACATACCGAAAGCTTTTATATACGGGCAAACAGATGTGCCAAACTGGATAATATCCTTGGAAGTATAGCCCCTGAGAAGTGGCAGAAAATACGTTTGGGTGTACAGGAAATGGAAGTTACTGACCTATCCGACTACAAACCTTTCGGTAAAGACAGGTCTTACAGGCTGGTCATTACCAGAATCAGGCGTAAAGACGGGCAGGCAGATGTGTTTAGTGGAGATGCATTTACTTACAGGGCTATTCTGACCAATGAACATACATCGTCCAATGAAGCTGTTGTAAGGTTTTATAACGCCCGGGGTGCAAGCGAACGCTTGTTTGATGTACTCAACAATGACTTTGGCTGGTCTAAGTTGCCCTGTTCGTTCCTTGCAGAGAATACCTCCTTTATGCTTATGACGGCTATGTATGCCAATTTTTACACCTATATCATTGGAGAGTATTCCAGAAAAGTTGATTGGCTTAAGCCTACCGACAGGCTCAAGAAGTTTATCTTCAGATTTATCACTGTTTCAGCCAAGTGGATAAGAACGGGAAGAAGAGAAGTGCTCAAACTGTTCACGAGTAAGGATTACAAGCCGATTTTGAACTAA